One segment of Halomonas sp. TD01 DNA contains the following:
- a CDS encoding PqqD family protein, with translation MATPSITVDYALENLGPCVRLIDAEHLLPVIHQAMPGWRLTPCEPQQYAPAICVRQHPDDYWQEAPALPGGMLLDTPAGTACSVIADLAGAYLRHHPEHIGLHCGAVEVNQQLVIFPDSHRAGKSTLTAAFAAAGYRVFGDDVLALNSCGEGIALGIAPRLRLPLPQNLASEFHQFVANHLGPHDDRYGYLALNEQQLASHGVRCPLGAILLIERDETISEPQLVRLQPGDGLWQLLQQNFAEHESDQTLIERFLPILKGLPCFLMRYRDAYAATTWLTTQINSDGFLNSAMATEPCCRQTKPQAFKQSHVLAPNDTRRWQISQVAHEFPLGEELFVIAKEGGEIHRLNVTSRAVWALLQHEPLSKDEIIDTLVTFFIGASRKSVERDISHLLGQLVSLGLVQPVTD, from the coding sequence GTGGCTACGCCATCGATTACTGTCGATTATGCGCTGGAAAATCTTGGCCCTTGCGTGCGCTTAATTGATGCAGAGCATCTGCTGCCAGTGATTCATCAGGCAATGCCTGGCTGGCGGCTAACCCCCTGTGAGCCTCAGCAGTATGCACCTGCTATTTGTGTTCGGCAGCACCCTGATGATTATTGGCAGGAAGCGCCTGCACTACCGGGTGGTATGTTATTAGATACACCCGCAGGAACCGCTTGCAGTGTGATCGCTGATCTAGCAGGTGCCTATCTGCGTCACCACCCTGAGCATATCGGGCTTCACTGTGGGGCAGTAGAGGTTAATCAACAGTTAGTGATATTTCCGGATAGTCACCGGGCGGGTAAAAGCACCCTCACCGCGGCGTTTGCCGCAGCTGGTTATCGTGTGTTTGGCGATGATGTGCTGGCACTCAATAGCTGTGGTGAAGGTATTGCGTTGGGCATTGCACCTAGGTTGCGTTTGCCGTTGCCGCAGAATCTAGCGTCTGAGTTTCATCAGTTTGTTGCTAACCATCTAGGGCCTCATGATGATCGCTATGGCTACTTAGCGCTAAACGAGCAGCAGCTGGCATCTCATGGGGTGCGTTGTCCGCTAGGTGCCATACTCCTTATTGAACGCGATGAAACGATTAGTGAGCCGCAGCTTGTTCGTCTGCAGCCGGGAGATGGGCTCTGGCAGTTGCTGCAGCAAAACTTCGCGGAGCATGAGTCAGATCAGACGTTGATTGAGCGCTTTTTGCCAATCTTAAAAGGTCTGCCGTGTTTTTTAATGCGTTACCGAGATGCTTACGCAGCGACAACGTGGCTGACAACCCAGATAAATAGCGATGGGTTTCTTAATAGCGCCATGGCGACAGAGCCGTGTTGTCGTCAAACCAAGCCGCAGGCGTTCAAACAGAGCCATGTGCTGGCACCAAACGACACGCGCAGGTGGCAAATCAGCCAGGTGGCTCATGAGTTTCCATTGGGTGAAGAGCTGTTCGTCATTGCTAAAGAGGGCGGTGAAATTCATCGTTTGAATGTGACGAGTAGAGCAGTGTGGGCGCTGCTGCAGCATGAGCCATTAAGTAAAGATGAGATTATTGATACCTTAGTGACATTTTTTATTGGTGCTAGCAGGAAAAGTGTAGAGCGGGATATCTCCCATTTATTGGGTCAATTAGTCAGCTTGGGGTTAGTTCAGCCTGTCACCGATTAG
- a CDS encoding transglycosylase SLT domain-containing protein has protein sequence MLLGAIAWHLRWVNKWVLAGSIVIAALPVASAVASPLRLTFDAAHQQTSYSQRQLQQWRSRMDAPLSRFIREPTERYELLTRLYQEARLAGLPPELVLSLIQVESAFKSDAVSSAGAVGLMQIMPFWIEELGLPMDNLSDPNRNLRYGCTILAHYLAVERGDFTRALARYNGSLGQTWYPERVLKAWRDDWR, from the coding sequence ATGTTGCTGGGCGCAATAGCGTGGCATTTGCGTTGGGTTAACAAGTGGGTTTTGGCAGGCAGCATTGTGATCGCTGCCTTGCCTGTAGCCAGCGCAGTGGCTTCACCACTGCGCCTAACTTTTGACGCTGCTCATCAACAAACGTCCTATTCTCAGCGGCAATTGCAACAGTGGCGTAGCCGTATGGATGCACCTCTTTCACGGTTTATCCGCGAGCCCACTGAGCGCTATGAGTTATTGACGCGGCTGTATCAGGAAGCCCGCTTAGCCGGTTTACCCCCTGAACTTGTGCTATCACTGATCCAAGTAGAGAGCGCGTTTAAATCTGATGCGGTCTCGTCAGCTGGCGCCGTAGGACTCATGCAAATTATGCCTTTTTGGATCGAAGAGCTTGGCCTGCCAATGGACAACCTTAGCGATCCAAATCGTAATTTGCGTTACGGCTGCACAATTTTAGCTCACTACCTTGCCGTCGAGCGCGGTGATTTCACTCGCGCATTGGCTCGTTATAATGGAAGCCTAGGGCAAACGTGGTATCCAGAACGGGTGCTAAAAGCATGGCGAGATGATTGGCGCTAA
- a CDS encoding proline--tRNA ligase yields the protein MRASQLLIATLKETPADAEVISHQLMLRAGMIRRLTSGLYTWLPLGLRTLRKVEAIVREEMNRAGAQEVLMPAVQPADLWQESGRWEQYGPELLRLKDRHERDYCVGPTHEEVITDLVRKEIASYKQLPINFYQIQTKFRDEIRPRFGVMRSREFIMKDAYSFHLDEASLKETYQTMYDAYSRIFTRLGLDFRPVIADNGSIGGTGSHEFHVLADSGEDDIVFSNASDYAANMEKAEALPAPLDSNAERAAPSEEMNLVDTPNAKTIAALVEQHGLPIEKTIKTLMVHAAEGGLIALLIRGDHELNEVKAENLPQVAAPLTMANEEEIRAVVGAGPGSLGPVGLKMPIIIDRSVALMSDFGAGANVDGKHYFGINWERDVALPQVADLRNVVEGDPSPDGKGTLSIKRGIEVGHVFQLGQKYSEAMNATVLGDNGKTSHPWMGCYGIGVTRVVAAAIEQNHDDSGIIWPNAIAPFQVALVPMNAHKSQRVREESERLYQSLTAAGLDVLLDDRDTRPGVKFADLELMGVPHRLVIGDRGLDNGELEYKGRRDSEATMIAADQIVDFLCDQAGLNNNK from the coding sequence ATGCGCGCCAGCCAATTATTGATTGCGACATTAAAAGAAACTCCGGCCGACGCTGAAGTCATCAGCCACCAGTTAATGCTGCGCGCCGGTATGATCCGTCGTCTTACCTCTGGCCTCTATACGTGGCTGCCTCTTGGCCTACGCACGCTGCGTAAGGTTGAAGCCATTGTCCGCGAAGAGATGAACCGTGCCGGCGCTCAGGAAGTATTAATGCCCGCCGTGCAGCCTGCTGACCTGTGGCAAGAGTCTGGCCGCTGGGAGCAGTACGGTCCGGAACTACTGCGCCTGAAAGATCGCCACGAACGTGACTACTGCGTAGGCCCGACCCATGAAGAAGTCATTACCGATTTGGTGCGAAAAGAGATTGCCAGCTACAAGCAGCTGCCGATTAATTTCTACCAAATTCAAACTAAGTTTCGTGACGAGATTCGCCCTCGCTTTGGGGTGATGCGTTCTCGCGAATTCATTATGAAAGATGCTTACTCCTTCCACCTGGATGAAGCCTCTCTCAAAGAGACCTACCAGACGATGTACGATGCATACTCACGCATCTTCACCCGCCTAGGTCTCGACTTCCGCCCTGTAATTGCTGATAACGGCTCAATTGGCGGCACTGGCTCCCATGAATTCCACGTGTTAGCCGACTCAGGTGAAGACGACATCGTGTTCTCCAACGCCTCTGATTACGCCGCTAATATGGAAAAAGCCGAGGCCCTTCCCGCGCCACTAGACAGTAACGCCGAACGCGCAGCTCCCAGCGAAGAGATGAATTTGGTTGATACGCCGAACGCTAAGACAATTGCCGCCCTGGTAGAGCAGCATGGCCTGCCCATTGAGAAAACCATCAAGACGCTGATGGTGCATGCCGCTGAAGGTGGCTTGATTGCTCTGCTAATCCGTGGTGACCATGAGCTTAATGAAGTCAAAGCTGAAAACCTGCCCCAGGTAGCCGCCCCACTAACCATGGCAAACGAAGAAGAAATCCGTGCGGTGGTTGGCGCTGGCCCTGGCTCACTTGGACCGGTTGGGCTAAAAATGCCGATCATTATTGATCGCAGTGTGGCGCTAATGAGTGACTTTGGTGCTGGCGCAAACGTCGATGGCAAGCACTATTTCGGCATCAACTGGGAGCGTGACGTGGCTTTGCCCCAAGTTGCCGATCTACGTAACGTTGTAGAAGGTGACCCTTCGCCGGACGGTAAAGGCACGCTTTCTATCAAGCGCGGCATTGAAGTGGGCCACGTCTTCCAGCTTGGACAAAAGTACTCCGAAGCAATGAACGCGACAGTATTGGGTGACAACGGCAAAACCAGCCATCCATGGATGGGCTGCTATGGTATCGGCGTTACCCGCGTAGTGGCTGCCGCTATTGAGCAAAACCACGATGACTCAGGCATTATCTGGCCAAACGCTATCGCCCCCTTCCAAGTGGCGCTGGTGCCCATGAATGCCCACAAATCCCAACGTGTGCGCGAAGAGTCCGAACGTCTCTATCAATCGCTAACAGCAGCGGGATTAGATGTACTGCTTGACGATCGCGACACTCGCCCCGGCGTCAAGTTTGCTGATCTGGAACTCATGGGTGTGCCCCACCGCTTAGTGATTGGTGATCGCGGTTTGGATAACGGCGAACTGGAATACAAAGGCCGCCGAGATAGCGAAGCGACCATGATTGCTGCCGATCAAATTGTCGATTTCCTTTGCGATCAAGCGGGTCTGAATAACAACAAGTAA
- a CDS encoding benzoate/H(+) symporter BenE family transporter, which yields MEAPPTLQPTEKHKTPFWRDISLSTVTAGFVAVTIGYTSSAAIIFQAAAAAGASTAQISSWLWALGIGMGITSIGLSLRYRMPLLTAWSTPGAAFLATNLPGIPIEEAIGAFLFSALLITLCGVTGLFERLMRHIPSAIASALLAGILLRFGLALFNVMESQWLLPLAMLAAWVAGRRLWPTLAVPGVLLAGIAIALWQGQLNVQSIPLAPTVPVFTTPAFSMTTLISIGIPLFVITMATQNLPGVAVLRAAGYQPNSSPLISWTGGATLLLAPFGGYAFNMAAISAAVCIGPDAHANPLKRYTAGVAAGVFYIAMGIFGGTVTGVFNALPSVLVMSLAGIALLGTLSGGLANAFENSGQRDAAIITFLLTGSGITLLGIGGAFWGLVAGLVVLKLTKAPHR from the coding sequence ATGGAGGCGCCGCCTACTCTGCAGCCGACAGAAAAACATAAAACCCCTTTCTGGCGAGATATTAGCCTCTCGACCGTAACAGCAGGCTTCGTCGCGGTCACCATCGGCTACACGAGTTCAGCGGCGATTATTTTCCAAGCAGCAGCCGCTGCGGGCGCCAGTACTGCACAAATCAGTTCTTGGCTGTGGGCGCTAGGCATTGGCATGGGCATTACCTCGATAGGGCTATCGCTGCGCTATCGCATGCCCCTATTGACAGCGTGGTCAACACCAGGCGCAGCGTTTTTGGCGACTAACCTTCCCGGTATTCCAATTGAAGAAGCCATTGGCGCTTTCCTGTTCTCCGCGCTGCTCATTACGCTATGCGGTGTAACAGGACTGTTCGAACGCCTGATGCGCCACATCCCCAGTGCAATTGCGTCTGCACTGCTGGCGGGTATTCTGTTGCGCTTTGGCCTAGCGCTGTTTAACGTCATGGAAAGCCAATGGCTACTACCACTGGCCATGTTAGCCGCCTGGGTAGCAGGCCGACGCCTATGGCCAACGCTCGCGGTACCTGGTGTACTACTAGCCGGCATTGCTATTGCCCTTTGGCAGGGTCAACTTAACGTACAAAGTATTCCGCTAGCACCTACCGTCCCCGTTTTTACTACACCCGCCTTTTCGATGACAACGCTGATCAGCATTGGCATCCCTCTGTTTGTCATTACCATGGCCACTCAAAATTTACCTGGCGTGGCAGTGCTTCGGGCAGCAGGTTACCAGCCAAACAGTTCGCCGCTCATCAGTTGGACAGGGGGTGCAACGCTTTTGCTCGCCCCGTTTGGTGGTTATGCATTCAATATGGCGGCCATTAGCGCAGCGGTATGCATAGGTCCTGATGCCCATGCGAATCCCCTCAAGCGCTATACAGCAGGCGTTGCGGCGGGAGTGTTCTATATCGCGATGGGTATTTTTGGGGGCACGGTTACCGGTGTTTTCAATGCGCTTCCCAGCGTCCTGGTCATGTCGCTGGCAGGTATAGCGTTACTTGGCACATTAAGTGGTGGGTTAGCTAATGCATTTGAAAACAGTGGGCAACGAGACGCCGCCATTATCACCTTTTTACTCACCGGCTCTGGCATTACTTTACTGGGAATTGGTGGCGCGTTCTGGGGGCTTGTGGCGGGCTTGGTGGTTCTAAAGCTGACAAAGGCTCCACATCGTTAG
- a CDS encoding helix-turn-helix domain-containing protein, giving the protein MVSDPHTIAEHIAETVKKLRKDRGWSLDRAAAETGVSKAMLGQIERGESSPTISTLWKIASGFRVSFSTLFDGDKPALGELHRDGWESVWGDDSAGMQARLLFPYDPLLGFEMFMIELAPGAISESSPHASGVVEHIVVVEGEMELRIDERWQTLRVGEGLRFFADRPHAMRNSATTRLRFHDVIHYLPGAASGA; this is encoded by the coding sequence ATGGTGAGTGACCCTCATACCATTGCCGAACACATTGCGGAAACCGTCAAAAAGCTGCGTAAAGACCGCGGTTGGAGCCTAGACCGAGCTGCGGCTGAAACAGGTGTGAGTAAAGCCATGCTGGGACAAATAGAGCGTGGTGAGTCTAGTCCTACCATCTCAACGCTTTGGAAGATCGCGAGTGGTTTTCGGGTGTCGTTTTCAACCCTGTTTGATGGTGATAAACCTGCGTTAGGCGAACTTCACCGAGATGGCTGGGAGTCTGTTTGGGGCGATGATAGCGCTGGGATGCAAGCACGCCTGCTCTTCCCTTATGACCCGCTGCTAGGCTTTGAAATGTTTATGATTGAGCTCGCGCCAGGGGCGATCAGCGAGTCGTCTCCCCACGCCAGCGGTGTGGTAGAACACATCGTTGTTGTCGAGGGCGAAATGGAGCTGCGCATAGACGAGCGCTGGCAAACGCTGCGGGTAGGCGAGGGACTGCGCTTTTTTGCCGATCGCCCACACGCCATGCGAAACAGCGCTACGACGCGGCTACGCTTTCATGATGTGATTCACTATTTGCCTGGCGCTGCTTCAGGCGCTTGA
- the nfo gene encoding deoxyribonuclease IV, producing MHYLGAHVSAAGGADQAVFRAVEIGANGFALFTKNQRQWKGKPLTDEAIAAFKQACQTHGFGPEQILPHDSYLINLGHPEAAGLEKSRAAFVDEIQRCEQLGLTLLNFHPGSHLNKISEADCLKRIADSINEALLQSQDVTAVIENTAGQGTNLGWRFEHLAEIISHVDDKTRVGVCIDTCHAFAAGYDLRTAEATKATLDELGKVVGFKYLRGMHLNDAKSTFASRVDRHHSLGKGNIGLDAFTTIMQDERIHDIPMILETVEPSIWADELNWLRAQVPGTQVPGAQAPEAAPGK from the coding sequence ATGCACTATCTTGGTGCCCATGTAAGCGCAGCGGGTGGCGCAGATCAAGCAGTGTTCCGTGCGGTAGAAATCGGCGCAAACGGCTTTGCTCTGTTCACCAAAAACCAGCGGCAGTGGAAAGGCAAACCACTGACCGACGAGGCTATTGCAGCGTTTAAACAGGCCTGCCAAACCCATGGGTTTGGCCCTGAACAAATTTTACCCCACGACAGCTACCTGATTAATTTAGGCCACCCAGAGGCCGCTGGGCTTGAAAAGTCCCGTGCTGCGTTTGTAGATGAAATTCAGCGCTGTGAACAGCTCGGCCTAACGCTATTGAACTTCCACCCAGGCAGCCATCTGAACAAAATCAGCGAAGCCGACTGCCTGAAACGCATCGCAGATTCCATCAACGAAGCATTGTTACAGTCACAGGACGTCACGGCAGTGATTGAAAACACCGCAGGACAAGGGACCAACCTTGGCTGGCGCTTCGAGCATTTAGCGGAAATTATTTCCCACGTTGATGATAAAACCCGTGTCGGTGTTTGTATTGACACCTGCCACGCCTTTGCCGCTGGGTATGACTTACGTACCGCCGAGGCCACCAAGGCAACATTGGATGAGCTAGGCAAGGTGGTTGGCTTTAAATACTTGCGCGGTATGCATTTAAACGATGCCAAGAGCACCTTCGCAAGCCGTGTAGACCGCCACCACAGCTTAGGTAAAGGCAATATCGGATTGGATGCATTCACAACGATCATGCAAGACGAACGCATTCATGACATACCGATGATTTTGGAAACCGTCGAACCCAGCATTTGGGCTGACGAACTCAACTGGCTACGTGCTCAAGTACCTGGTACTCAAGTGCCCGGTGCTCAAGCGCCTGAAGCAGCGCCAGGCAAATAG
- a CDS encoding glycerophosphodiester phosphodiesterase family protein has product MTHPAICLPTLIAHRGYSAAAPENTLTAVRAAHQAGTTWVELDVQLLGDGTPVIWHDSDISRCSDRRGELANLTWQHAQQLDVGSWFGDTFAGEKMASLEAMLTLLNELNMGVNLEIKVNKGRDPIALVDTVLPIVLTTLPAERVIVSSFDARALARCRRIAPKETLALGVLFGSTPPTWRDQCEAIDAFSIHPHWPRLKHTQAAAMRRDGYEILCYTANDPSAFESRWGWGIASAITDEPEAFQRYLNNRRRHG; this is encoded by the coding sequence ATGACGCACCCAGCAATCTGTTTGCCTACACTTATAGCCCATCGCGGATACTCGGCCGCCGCACCTGAAAACACCTTAACGGCAGTGCGTGCTGCTCATCAAGCAGGGACAACCTGGGTGGAGTTGGACGTTCAGCTACTGGGCGATGGCACGCCTGTTATTTGGCACGATAGCGATATCAGCCGCTGCTCCGATCGCCGTGGCGAGCTTGCTAACCTGACGTGGCAGCATGCGCAACAGCTTGACGTCGGTAGCTGGTTTGGCGATACGTTTGCAGGTGAAAAGATGGCCAGTCTAGAGGCCATGCTGACGCTGTTGAACGAACTCAACATGGGGGTAAATTTAGAGATCAAGGTAAACAAAGGCCGTGACCCCATTGCCTTAGTTGATACCGTATTACCCATCGTATTAACTACACTGCCCGCCGAACGGGTGATTGTGTCCTCGTTTGATGCCCGGGCATTAGCTAGATGCCGCCGCATCGCACCAAAAGAAACGCTCGCACTGGGCGTACTGTTTGGCAGTACACCGCCTACCTGGCGTGACCAATGTGAAGCCATCGACGCATTTAGTATTCACCCTCATTGGCCGCGCTTAAAACACACACAGGCCGCTGCCATGCGCAGAGATGGCTATGAAATTTTATGCTATACCGCCAACGACCCCAGTGCTTTTGAAAGCCGCTGGGGATGGGGGATAGCCAGCGCGATTACTGATGAGCCCGAAGCATTTCAACGCTATTTGAATAATCGACGTCGACACGGTTAA
- a CDS encoding NADPH:quinone reductase, which translates to MSKRIQFSKTGDSDVLEWVDTEPKAPGAGEVRIANKAVGLNFIDIYFRTGLYPAPSMPSGLGTEGAGVVDAVGEGVSHLKEGDRVAYAQGPLGAYAELHTLPAAKVIKLQDFIDFETAAASMLKGLTVQYLLRQTYELKGGETILFHAAAGGVGSIACQWAKALGVKLIGTVSSKEKADLAMANGAWATINYSEENVVERVRELTNGEMCDVVYDSVGKDTWEMSLDCLKPRSLMVSFGNASGPVDGVNIGILNQKGALFVTRPSLNGYADTRERFEMMCDDFFGMIESGKLRIDVANRYPLQDAGKAQDALQSRKTTGSTILLPNC; encoded by the coding sequence ATGTCTAAACGCATTCAGTTTTCGAAGACGGGTGATTCAGATGTATTGGAGTGGGTCGATACCGAACCTAAAGCTCCCGGCGCAGGTGAAGTGCGAATTGCTAATAAAGCAGTAGGCCTGAATTTTATTGATATCTATTTTCGGACGGGGCTTTATCCTGCGCCGTCCATGCCTTCTGGCTTAGGCACTGAAGGTGCCGGGGTTGTCGATGCCGTGGGTGAAGGTGTTAGCCATCTAAAAGAGGGTGACCGGGTAGCGTATGCACAAGGGCCATTGGGTGCCTATGCAGAGCTACATACATTGCCTGCGGCCAAGGTTATTAAGCTGCAGGACTTCATTGATTTTGAAACCGCTGCGGCCAGTATGCTGAAAGGCTTAACCGTGCAATATTTGCTGCGTCAAACTTATGAGTTAAAGGGCGGTGAGACCATTCTTTTTCATGCCGCTGCTGGAGGCGTTGGCTCGATTGCGTGCCAGTGGGCCAAAGCGCTAGGCGTTAAGCTTATTGGTACGGTTAGCTCAAAAGAGAAAGCAGACTTGGCGATGGCCAATGGCGCATGGGCAACAATCAACTACAGCGAAGAGAATGTGGTAGAGCGGGTGCGCGAACTAACCAACGGCGAAATGTGCGACGTGGTTTACGACTCAGTAGGAAAAGATACCTGGGAAATGTCGCTAGATTGCTTGAAGCCTCGTTCGCTGATGGTCAGCTTTGGTAATGCGTCTGGCCCAGTAGACGGGGTGAATATCGGTATTCTGAATCAAAAAGGCGCGCTTTTTGTAACCCGCCCAAGTTTGAACGGCTATGCTGACACCCGTGAACGTTTTGAAATGATGTGCGACGACTTTTTTGGCATGATCGAAAGTGGCAAACTTCGTATCGACGTAGCAAATCGCTACCCGCTCCAGGACGCAGGAAAGGCCCAAGACGCCCTGCAAAGCCGCAAAACAACAGGCTCGACCATTCTTCTGCCTAACTGCTGA
- a CDS encoding SLC13 family permease — protein MTMDSIGLAPSTLVFIVLGLTLAAFMWGRFRYDLVALAALLGSVMLGLVPTDDAFKGFGHPAVITVAAVLVISRGFERSGVVDIIANQVLKVGERLLLQLLVLVGTVVVLSGVMNNVGALALLLPVAMRLAREHNTSPSLLLMPLAFGSLLGGLTTLIGTPPNIIISTYRGNITGENFGMFSFTPVGVAVALVGLVFIVLVGWRLTPKRSGQASTDEMFDTANYLVELKVSEESKANGLTLQQLHDELEETIPVLAVVREDNRRAGYSFHGVLQEGDILLLEAGPDELKLLEDKVGLSAIAEPEEDDKHNDEAGSENKPSEKTDERQPVDTEGLQLIEAVVRNDSMMINRSVRQLRLNQQFGLHLVAVARDGGRLKQRLRDIRFQTGDVLLLQGSENEIADSLATLGCLPLANRELHLGQPRKLALSIGIFALAILAMLFDLLPAAVAMSTAALISLLIGVLPLREGYQAIDGPVIVLLAAMLPVGEALETSGGAEIIADALLRFGVEWPIIVSLAGLFILSMLLSNVVNNAAAALLMAPIAASLASGFDVSLDPFLMIVAVSASCAFLTPIGHQSNTLVLGPGGYQFGDYWKLGLPLSLVVMVVAIPAILWAWPL, from the coding sequence ATGACAATGGATAGCATCGGGCTTGCGCCCAGCACGCTGGTTTTTATCGTTTTGGGGTTAACGCTTGCCGCTTTTATGTGGGGTCGATTTCGCTATGACTTAGTCGCGCTTGCGGCGTTGCTTGGCTCGGTAATGCTTGGGCTTGTGCCCACAGATGACGCTTTTAAAGGCTTCGGGCATCCTGCGGTGATTACGGTGGCCGCTGTATTGGTCATTAGCCGAGGGTTTGAGCGCTCTGGTGTTGTCGATATCATCGCTAATCAAGTACTGAAAGTGGGCGAACGGTTGCTACTACAGTTACTCGTGTTGGTCGGCACGGTCGTGGTGCTTTCCGGGGTGATGAATAATGTTGGTGCGCTTGCACTGCTGTTGCCAGTGGCAATGCGCCTTGCCCGTGAACATAATACGTCGCCATCGCTTCTGTTAATGCCACTTGCTTTCGGTTCATTGTTGGGCGGCTTAACCACGCTGATTGGCACACCGCCCAACATTATTATTTCCACCTATCGAGGCAATATCACCGGTGAAAACTTCGGCATGTTCAGCTTTACCCCGGTGGGGGTTGCTGTTGCGCTAGTTGGTTTGGTGTTTATTGTACTAGTGGGCTGGCGTTTAACGCCTAAGCGCAGTGGACAGGCATCGACCGATGAAATGTTTGATACCGCTAATTACTTGGTTGAGCTGAAGGTGTCAGAAGAGTCTAAGGCGAATGGTCTGACGCTCCAGCAGCTTCATGATGAGCTAGAAGAGACCATCCCAGTACTTGCCGTGGTACGGGAAGATAATCGCCGAGCAGGGTACTCATTTCATGGGGTGCTGCAGGAAGGAGATATTTTGCTGCTGGAAGCAGGGCCTGATGAGCTCAAACTGCTGGAAGATAAAGTAGGGCTGAGCGCCATTGCGGAACCAGAAGAAGATGATAAACACAATGACGAAGCCGGTAGTGAAAATAAGCCCTCAGAAAAGACGGATGAGCGCCAGCCGGTCGATACCGAGGGTTTGCAGTTGATAGAAGCGGTAGTGCGTAACGATTCGATGATGATTAATCGAAGCGTTCGCCAACTGCGGTTAAACCAGCAGTTCGGGCTGCATTTAGTTGCGGTAGCTCGGGATGGAGGACGTTTAAAGCAGCGTCTTCGGGACATTCGTTTTCAAACCGGTGATGTGCTTCTGTTGCAAGGCAGTGAAAACGAAATCGCTGATAGCTTAGCTACCCTTGGGTGCTTGCCGTTGGCCAACCGTGAGCTTCACTTAGGGCAACCGCGAAAATTGGCGCTGTCGATTGGTATTTTTGCCCTCGCCATTCTAGCGATGCTGTTTGATCTGCTTCCTGCGGCTGTCGCCATGAGCACCGCGGCGTTGATATCACTGCTGATTGGTGTGCTTCCGCTGAGAGAAGGTTACCAAGCCATTGATGGTCCCGTTATTGTTCTCTTGGCGGCCATGCTGCCGGTGGGAGAAGCGCTTGAAACGAGCGGTGGCGCTGAAATTATTGCTGATGCATTACTACGATTCGGCGTTGAGTGGCCCATTATTGTTTCATTGGCAGGGCTATTTATTCTCTCGATGTTGCTTTCTAATGTGGTCAATAATGCTGCTGCCGCATTGTTGATGGCGCCCATTGCCGCCAGTCTTGCTAGTGGTTTTGATGTATCACTTGATCCCTTTTTAATGATAGTGGCTGTCAGTGCCTCATGTGCCTTTCTAACGCCGATAGGCCACCAGTCCAACACGCTAGTGCTGGGTCCGGGCGGCTATCAGTTTGGTGATTATTGGAAGCTCGGTCTTCCACTTTCGTTAGTAGTGATGGTGGTCGCTATTCCTGCCATTTTATGGGCCTGGCCGCTCTAA
- a CDS encoding DeoR/GlpR family transcriptional regulator: MNQQFRQDAIVDLVRQHGYMSIEQLTDHFAVTPQTIRRDLNTLANEGRVRRVHGGVGVESSTVNTAYSTRKTLHLEEKERIAHCLAQQIPHHSSLFINIGTSNEMIAQALLEHQGLEIITNNLNVAAILQHKEDFTVIIAGGQVRSRDGGIIGEATIDFINQFKVDYGIIGISGIDEDGSLLEFDYQEVRVAQAIIANSRRIYLAADYSKFHRNPVVRQGNISQLDALFTDRKPPETIQQLLLQHGVALHIA; encoded by the coding sequence ATGAACCAACAGTTTCGCCAAGATGCCATCGTCGACCTGGTACGCCAGCATGGCTACATGAGCATCGAGCAGCTGACCGATCACTTTGCAGTGACGCCACAAACCATTCGTCGTGATTTAAATACGCTAGCAAACGAAGGGCGGGTTCGTCGTGTCCATGGCGGTGTAGGCGTAGAATCAAGCACTGTTAACACCGCTTACAGCACGCGTAAGACGCTGCATTTAGAGGAGAAAGAGCGGATTGCTCACTGCTTGGCGCAGCAAATTCCTCATCACTCCTCACTATTTATTAATATCGGTACCAGTAACGAGATGATTGCTCAGGCGTTGCTTGAACATCAGGGCTTAGAAATTATCACCAATAATCTGAACGTGGCAGCCATTCTTCAGCACAAAGAAGATTTCACAGTGATTATTGCCGGTGGGCAAGTTCGCTCCCGCGACGGCGGTATTATCGGTGAAGCCACCATCGATTTTATCAATCAATTTAAAGTGGATTACGGGATTATCGGCATCAGCGGTATTGATGAGGATGGCTCGTTACTTGAATTTGATTACCAAGAAGTTCGCGTTGCCCAAGCGATTATTGCCAATTCGCGGCGAATTTATCTGGCCGCGGATTACTCTAAATTTCATCGCAATCCGGTGGTGCGCCAAGGCAATATTTCCCAGCTCGATGCACTATTCACCGATCGAAAGCCTCCTGAAACGATTCAGCAGCTATTATTGCAGCACGGAGTAGCGCTACATATCGCTTAA